Below is a genomic region from Bacteroidales bacterium.
CACCTTATCTTCTCTAACAACATCCTTATACATTTCAGAATAACCTTTGTTGTTTTCCAAATCCCAATCAAGCAATTTAAAAAATTTATCAATAAATTCTATTCTCGTATTTGTTTCATTATAAGAGGTTGATTTATATTGTTTAATATTATATTTGAATTGTTCTACCAATTCTTTTAATGTGATTTTATTCATTATTCTCTCTTTTCTAATTGGGCCAAATTTCTATATCTAATAAAAGCTAATGTTTGCTAACGGTTATGGCAAAAAGCGATAACGAGTCAAGTAGGGGATTCTAGTCATTTTGCTAATGTTAGGTGCTGTTTGTTTATATTTCGATTATATCTAAGCTTCAAACTTGTTTTCTACATCCATACTAGTATGAAGAATTCTAATAACAATAATGAAGCCATCTGAATCATATTTGTAAAATATCAGATGAGATTTCACTCTGGAAACTCTATAGCCTTTTAAAATATGGTCTGCAGTACTACCAGCTTTAGGATTTTCTGAAAGAAAAAAAATCTCGCTCATTATTAGCTCATAATATCTATCAGCTTGCTCGAAAGACCAGTTCTGAAAAGTATATAACCAGATATTTTCAAGGTCGGAACTTGCTTTTTCGGTTATTTTGAATGATTTCATTAGGCGTTGTATTTTTTATGAAGTTCTTTTAAATGTTTCTTTGGGGTGAAATTTTCAATTATTCCGCTATTTTCACCTTCAACGAGAGCATTTCTCAATGCTTCTAGTTTTTGTTCTTCATTTTCTAAAAGTCTAAGACCCGCCCTTACGATCTCACTTGCAGACTTATACCTACCTGTTCTAATTTCTTTTGTCATGAATTGTTGAAAATGATCACCGATGTATAGGGAAGTATTTTTACCCATGCTTTCCTCCTTGCATTCTTAATATCAATATACCAATAATTGGTACACAATGCAATAAAAAAGTTTGTGAAACAATTCAGAGTCATTTTCAGCGAAGCTACATAAAGATTCAATTTTCATATTTTAAAAGGCTATATAAACAAATTGCACCTAACGGTTATGGCAAAAACCAGTGGGGAAGAGCGAGTCAAATGTCCAAGTAACCCATTGATATTTTGCCAATGTTAGGGGCTGTTTATGATTGTTCATCTCTATATCTTTTTTTCTATCGTTACCGGTGTTTTTTGAATATACTAAAATCTCTAAACTTTAACAAAGAAAATTCCTTGTAAATTTCTTCAAAAAATGTTAACTTATTTCCTTGAAAAGAATATTCTTTTAAATATTAAAAGCAATTCAGCAATAAAATGGGAGTTATGAAGAATGAACAACAATATTTTTAAGTACATACTTGCATTGGTAATAATCTTTTCTACAATAATCAAAGCTCAGATACTAGTAGATGTAGCTGTAAGAGGAGTAAGCGACAATTACAAGAACGGTGAGCAGAAAGACAGGCTGGAAGCTATAATGGACGCAAAACGGCAAGCTCTTGAAAAAGCAGGCTTAAAACTTAAATCTACTACGAAAGTCGAGAATTTTCAGACAACTTACGATTACATTGAAACACAGGCTGAAACTGTGCTTATGCCAGGTTTTCAGATTATTGAGAACGGATATGGCACTGACGGAACTTATTCAGTTGTACTTGTTGGTAAAGTAAAATCAACAGTAGAGGAAGATGTAACATTTAAAGAATTAAGGTATGCAAAACATCTTTTCGAACAGAATAAGAAGAGTGAAGCAAAAGATATAATTGCAAAGTTGATGAACGATAAAAATACTGATTTGGCAGAACAGGCACATTACTTGTATTTAAAATGGCTTCTAACGCCTGATGAGAAAGATATACATATGCTAAAGTATCGAGAATATTTAACTGAATTCGACAAATACAAAATCTATTATCAGTCGAGTAAGTATATCGCTTTACTTGAAAAAGAAAAAAAGAAATATGAAAACAAATCCAAATACCAAATCGAACAGCTTAATCAGCTAAAAAAAATATTACCGCAATTAATTTTTGTTCAGAACGAAGGTAAAGATAATTTTAACATTGGAAAAACCGAAATTACACAAGCACAATGGAAAACAGTAATGGGGGATAATCCGAGTAAATTCAAAGGCGAAAACAACCCTATAGAAAATATCAGTTGGTATGATGCAATTGAATTCTGCAACAAATTAAGTATAATGGCAGGGCTGCAAATTTGTTATAGTGGAAGCGGAAGCAGTATTACATACAATTTCAGTGCGAACGGATATCGTTTACCAACAAACGCTGAATGGGAATATGCAGCAAAAGGTGGTGTTCAA
It encodes:
- a CDS encoding type II toxin-antitoxin system RelE/ParE family toxin; the encoded protein is MKSFKITEKASSDLENIWLYTFQNWSFEQADRYYELIMSEIFFLSENPKAGSTADHILKGYRVSRVKSHLIFYKYDSDGFIIVIRILHTSMDVENKFEA
- a CDS encoding type II toxin-antitoxin system ParD family antitoxin, with protein sequence MGKNTSLYIGDHFQQFMTKEIRTGRYKSASEIVRAGLRLLENEEQKLEALRNALVEGENSGIIENFTPKKHLKELHKKYNA
- a CDS encoding formylglycine-generating enzyme family protein, whose translation is MNDKNTDLAEQAHYLYLKWLLTPDEKDIHMLKYREYLTEFDKYKIYYQSSKYIALLEKEKKKYENKSKYQIEQLNQLKKILPQLIFVQNEGKDNFNIGKTEITQAQWKTVMGDNPSKFKGENNPIENISWYDAIEFCNKLSIMAGLQICYSGSGSSITYNFSANGYRLPTNAEWEYAAKGGVQSRNYEYSGSNNADEVSWNPKNSDKTTHPVGEKQEN